The Temnothorax longispinosus isolate EJ_2023e chromosome 7, Tlon_JGU_v1, whole genome shotgun sequence genome contains a region encoding:
- the LOC139815968 gene encoding magnesium-dependent phosphatase 1 isoform X2 — translation MERKPKIIVFDLDYTLWPFWVDTHVDPPFRKGAQNKVVDAHGRTVRHYSDVPDVLKQLSGEGYELGVASRTSEIKGAKQLLDLFGWKRYFKYVEIFPGSKITHFSDIHKNSHIDYKDMLFFDDEARNIMEVGKLGVYGVLVGDGVNRRVVEDALRSFSKQ, via the exons ATTACACCTTGTGGCCGTTTTGGGTTGATACTCATGTAGATCCGCCGTTTAGAAAAGG TGCACAAAATAAAGTAGTAGACGCACATGGTCGTACCGTACGTCACTACTCTGATGTACCTGATGTATTGAAACAATTATCAGGAGAAGGATATGAACTCGGCGTGGCGTCACGTACATCAGAAATAAAGGGAGCTAAACAATTATTAGATCTATTTGGCTGGAAGAGGTACTTTAAGTACGTTGAAATATTTCCTGGTAGCAAAATCACACATTTTTCTGA cattcataaaaattctcatattgattataaagatatgttattttttgacGATGAGGCCAGAAATATCATGGAAGTTGGTAAACTTGGGGTATATGGTGTGTTAGTTGGAGACGGTGTGAATCGTCGTGTTGTAGAAGATGCTTTGCGATCATTCAGCAAGCAATAA
- the LOC139815967 gene encoding uncharacterized protein → MIDIDIDMFYIIPPNGEIPLYVLEDCILTRLDYLRLLSEGSANGFDGKFEYLLENSAYDKIGHFVLRLLASTSSDLCTYWIAKESLLFKHRLDNISPRQLHKLLKQIIWKLQVFKDKKNAIDTTLIELCKFYSQPLVFKHLVSNCHDCNDFQYKVRFKIVPDLVKERELVLNNGNIITYCSNWKKVLQSLFSNYVTSEMSIMKRQAQYTVKYDLRFHILNKKIQSYLFEEGIAHGKVTVNNIETEAQKFPLCMQHLHSLLKSRHRLSHYARLYYSLFLKEIGMTLEDSIVFWRQEYSKPHTCTSVCSHNWQSNEKKFIYSIRHMYGLEGSRRNYKTPDCNLICTGISGATYEGGCPFKDFDMGALRNLLRASLTEGEIEKFVNNISIKDPEVLCTAFLKLVRKDDVNDVTIKSPVQYYQRMAD, encoded by the exons ATGATAGACATAGACATAGACATGTTTTACATCATACCTCCAAATGGTGAGATACCACTTTATGTTTTGGAAGATTGTATTTTGACCAGATTAGATTATTTAAGGCTTCTGAGTGAAGGATCTGCTAATGGATTTGATGggaaatttgaatatttattagaaaattctGCTTACGATAAAATTGGACACTTTGTATTACG ATTATTAGCTTCCACGTCGTCAGATTTATGTACATATTGGATAGCCAAAGAATCATTGTTATTTAAGCATAGATTAGATAATATATCGCCTAgacaattacataaattattgaagCAAATTATATGGAAGCTGCAAGTGTTTAAAGACAAGAAAAATGCAATTGACACAACTTTGATTGagttatgcaaattttattcgcaACCCTTAGTTTTCAAACATCTTGTGTCAAACTGTCACGATTGCAATGACTTTCAATACAAAG TGAGATTCAAAATAGTACCGGACTtggtgaaagagagagaactaGTCCTTaataatggaaatattatCACGTACTGTTCAAATTGGAAAAAAGTGCTTCAATcattatttagtaattatgTAACTAGTGAAATGAGTATCATGAAGAGACAGGCGCAATACACCGTAAAATATGACCTTAGATTCCACattttgaataagaaaattcaaTCTTATCTCTTCGAAGAGGGCATTGCTCATGGAAAAGTAACTGTTAATAACATAGAGACGGAAGCACAGAAATTCCCATTGTGCATGCAACATTTGCATTCTCTACTAAAAAGTAGACATCGACTCAGTCACTACGCGCGCTTATACTACAGCCTTTTTCTGAAAGAAATAGGAATGACGTTGGAAGATTCAATTGTATTTTGGAGGCAGGAATATTCCAAGCCACACACTTGCACTTCAGTATGCTCGCATAATTGGCAATCCAACGAAAAGAAATTCATATACAGTATCAGACATATGTACGGTTTGGAGGGATCACGGAGAAATTATAAGACACCTGACTGCAATCTGATTTGc ACTGGTATTAGTGGAGCAACGTACGAGGGTGGTTGTCCTTTCAAGGATTTTGATATGGGTGCACTCAGAAATCTTTTACGAGCTTCATTAACTGAAGGCGAAATTgagaaatttgtaaataatatatctattaaagaTCCAGAAGTTCTCTGCACTGCATTTCTGAAACTTGTACGCAAAGACGACGTTAACGATGTCACTATCAAAAGTCCGGTACAATACTACCAAAGAATGGCTGattaa